The following proteins are encoded in a genomic region of Rhodoflexus caldus:
- a CDS encoding response regulator transcription factor, which yields MPNQLLSAIICGTASVSKHLTALLHSLIRVKQEATDVRLLPGLAYAIRPDVVIVCCVAKYSCPLAHLRCLQTHLPHCPIIIYSDRSPEHWAEISPRALIHPKDDRMEWATCLRNLSNGRTYTSPLLASQATLQGADGSTRLTNMEQKVLNILKELPDVRPTELLHISKHTLKNHKTNIAKKLHLKSARELQKWIQENKK from the coding sequence ATGCCAAACCAATTACTCTCTGCTATTATTTGCGGTACAGCATCCGTAAGTAAGCACCTGACTGCGTTACTTCATTCCCTTATTAGGGTCAAACAAGAGGCAACGGATGTACGTCTTTTGCCCGGCTTAGCCTATGCAATCCGGCCTGATGTGGTGATTGTATGTTGTGTGGCGAAATATTCCTGTCCGCTGGCGCATCTGCGCTGCTTGCAAACGCACCTGCCCCACTGTCCCATTATTATTTACAGCGACCGTTCACCTGAACATTGGGCAGAAATATCCCCGCGTGCACTGATACATCCGAAGGATGATAGGATGGAATGGGCTACCTGCCTGCGCAATTTAAGCAACGGAAGAACCTATACTTCACCTTTGCTGGCCTCGCAAGCTACCCTGCAAGGCGCAGATGGTAGCACAAGACTGACTAATATGGAACAAAAAGTTTTAAATATACTGAAAGAGTTGCCCGATGTGCGTCCTACGGAACTATTGCATATCAGTAAGCATACACTCAAAAACCATAAAACCAACATTGCAAAAAAATTGCATCTCAAATCTGCAAGAGAGTTGCAAAAATGGATTCAGGAAAACAAAAAATAG